Proteins from one Natrinema salinisoli genomic window:
- a CDS encoding MBL fold metallo-hydrolase yields the protein MDVHHVTAAAETFTCNAYLAVGDRTTLVDAGAMDGVVDEIRDHTDELDAVVMTHQHGDHVAQLEAVCDAFDPDVYAYADHPRRTDELDDGDTVEIGDEAFDVVYTPGHADDHVSLVSETTLFSGDVVVHDDGAFDYGSFGRTDMAGQSRERLIESIRDLLERMPESVEHMYAGHGDVFHGDVRDVVTTALERAENREPKYPDD from the coding sequence ATGGACGTCCATCACGTCACGGCGGCTGCGGAAACGTTCACCTGCAACGCCTATCTGGCCGTCGGCGATCGGACGACGCTCGTCGACGCCGGTGCAATGGACGGCGTCGTCGACGAAATACGCGACCACACCGACGAACTCGATGCCGTCGTCATGACGCACCAACACGGTGACCACGTCGCACAGCTCGAGGCGGTCTGCGACGCGTTCGATCCCGATGTCTACGCGTACGCGGATCACCCGAGGCGGACGGACGAACTCGACGACGGTGACACAGTCGAGATCGGTGACGAGGCGTTCGACGTCGTCTACACGCCCGGCCACGCCGACGATCACGTCTCCCTCGTCTCCGAGACCACGCTGTTCTCCGGCGACGTGGTCGTCCACGACGACGGGGCCTTCGACTACGGCAGCTTCGGCCGCACCGACATGGCCGGCCAGTCGCGTGAGCGACTGATCGAGAGCATCCGAGACCTCCTCGAGCGCATGCCCGAGAGCGTCGAGCACATGTACGCCGGTCACGGCGACGTCTTCCACGGCGACGTCCGCGACGTCGTCACGACGGCGCTCGAGCGGGCGGAGAACCGAGAGCCGAA
- a CDS encoding uracil-DNA glycosylase: MGEMEDLCVTECTRCPALVDSRSRIVNGAGPEDADLLFVGEGPGAKEDEQGEPFVGRSGTVLNDGLRDVGLARGDVRISNCVRCRPPENRDPKKDELANCRGYLEQEIDRLDPEVIVTLGKVPSEHLLERSVAVTKEAGTLEEVRIDGTPRRLLICVHPAATLYDRSQEETFENALQRAADLAGVDDSEGGQSRLDGF; encoded by the coding sequence ATGGGAGAGATGGAAGACCTCTGTGTCACGGAGTGTACGCGCTGTCCGGCACTCGTCGACTCTCGCAGTCGGATCGTCAACGGAGCCGGACCCGAGGACGCCGACCTCCTCTTCGTCGGCGAAGGGCCGGGTGCCAAGGAAGACGAACAGGGCGAGCCGTTCGTCGGCCGCAGCGGGACCGTCCTGAACGACGGGCTCCGCGACGTCGGCCTCGCGCGGGGCGACGTTCGCATCAGCAACTGCGTCCGCTGTCGCCCCCCGGAGAACCGCGATCCGAAAAAGGACGAGCTCGCGAACTGTCGGGGCTACCTCGAGCAGGAGATCGACCGGCTCGATCCGGAAGTGATCGTGACGCTGGGAAAGGTGCCGAGCGAGCACCTCCTCGAGCGATCGGTCGCGGTGACCAAGGAGGCGGGCACCCTCGAGGAGGTGCGGATCGACGGCACGCCGCGGCGACTGCTGATCTGCGTCCACCCGGCCGCGACGCTGTACGACCGCAGTCAGGAGGAGACGTTCGAAAACGCGCTCCAGCGGGCGGCCGATCTCGCGGGCGTCGACGACAGCGAGGGCGGACAGTCGCGGCTCGATGGCTTTTAA
- the hisH gene encoding imidazole glycerol phosphate synthase subunit HisH — protein MSTVSSPQEESLASVVIVDYGLGNLRSATRGLERAGADVEITDDPDAFAAADGVVLPGVGAFREGVENADPLREDLLEVADSGTPLFGICLGMQMLLTTSEEGETDGESAVQGLDLIPGTNVRFAEGQKVPHMGWNELEVQRDHPLVEGVDGDYAYFVHSYYAAPDDETATVATTDYEREFPSIVANEEGTVFGTQFHPEKSGETGLQILRNFVEICAEE, from the coding sequence ATGAGCACTGTTTCGTCCCCACAGGAGGAGTCCCTCGCGTCCGTCGTCATCGTCGACTACGGACTGGGGAACCTCCGCAGCGCCACCCGCGGTCTCGAGCGTGCGGGTGCCGACGTCGAGATCACCGACGATCCCGACGCCTTCGCCGCGGCCGACGGCGTCGTCCTGCCCGGCGTCGGCGCGTTTCGGGAAGGCGTCGAGAACGCCGATCCGCTTCGCGAGGACCTCCTCGAGGTGGCCGACAGCGGCACGCCCCTCTTCGGCATCTGCCTCGGGATGCAGATGCTGCTCACGACGAGCGAGGAAGGCGAAACCGACGGCGAGTCGGCCGTGCAGGGACTGGATCTGATCCCCGGAACCAACGTCCGGTTCGCCGAGGGCCAGAAGGTTCCGCACATGGGCTGGAACGAACTCGAGGTGCAGCGCGATCACCCGCTCGTCGAGGGTGTCGACGGGGACTACGCCTACTTCGTTCACTCCTACTACGCCGCCCCGGACGACGAGACCGCGACGGTCGCGACGACCGACTACGAACGCGAGTTCCCCTCGATCGTCGCGAACGAGGAGGGCACCGTCTTCGGCACGCAATTCCACCCGGAGAAGAGCGGGGAGACGGGGCTACAGATCCTGCGGAACTTCGTCGAGATCTGCGCCGAGGAGTAG
- a CDS encoding DUF5786 family protein has product MGFGSYDESEQQEVDADFDDDDAVKSGENSHDGSIEFENGASSDELLDRLKEIKDESD; this is encoded by the coding sequence ATGGGTTTCGGGAGCTACGACGAATCCGAGCAACAGGAAGTCGACGCTGATTTTGACGACGACGATGCGGTCAAGTCGGGAGAGAACAGTCACGACGGAAGCATCGAGTTCGAAAACGGAGCGTCCAGCGACGAGTTGCTCGATCGGCTCAAGGAAATCAAAGACGAGAGCGACTGA
- a CDS encoding DUF99 family protein yields MKSGARALGIAESYRDDRDDYGDRDDDRRRSTLAGAVVRADRVCDGLAYDSCRVGGTDGTATVIDLIDGLDRPDVRYVLLGAVAPAWYNFLELSRIHEAVDRPVLAVTFEASDGLETGLRDAFSGAELEERLATYRALPERRELSIDDDTVYVRAVGLEPAEADDVVRSFTLEGGRPEPIRVARMAARAADSYARSFE; encoded by the coding sequence ATGAAGTCCGGGGCGCGAGCGCTGGGTATCGCCGAATCGTACCGCGACGATCGTGACGATTACGGCGACCGTGACGACGATCGAAGGCGAAGCACGCTCGCGGGTGCCGTCGTTCGCGCCGACCGCGTCTGTGACGGACTCGCGTACGACTCCTGTCGCGTCGGCGGCACCGACGGGACTGCTACCGTTATCGACCTGATCGACGGACTCGACCGTCCGGACGTCCGGTACGTCCTGCTCGGCGCTGTCGCTCCGGCGTGGTACAACTTCCTCGAGCTCTCGCGAATTCACGAGGCGGTCGACCGACCGGTACTCGCCGTGACGTTCGAGGCGAGCGACGGCCTCGAAACCGGTCTCCGAGATGCGTTTTCGGGAGCCGAACTCGAAGAGCGCCTCGCGACCTATCGGGCGCTGCCCGAGCGCCGGGAACTGTCGATCGACGACGATACCGTTTACGTCAGGGCCGTCGGTCTCGAGCCCGCCGAGGCGGACGACGTCGTCCGCTCGTTCACGCTCGAAGGCGGTCGACCGGAGCCGATCCGGGTCGCGCGAATGGCTGCTCGAGCGGCGGATTCCTACGCGCGATCGTTCGAGTGA